A DNA window from Bacteroidales bacterium contains the following coding sequences:
- a CDS encoding S46 family peptidase, translating to MLKRFLFVTALAVLSPAIMVADEGMWLLPFLKQQNSESLKKLGLKLEVDDIYSPDEVSLKDAIVVFGKGCTGEVISDEGLILTNHHCGYSWIQQHSSVDHDYLTDGFWAYSKSEELPTPGLEVRFIDRIVDVTDSIKVAVEEAGDPMKAYDLMFLNKMSKRLAGEEFIKENPFVEVVIKPFYGGNKFFMFYQTVYKDVRMVGTPPSSIGKFGYDTDNWMWPRHTGDFSLFRVYTDKDGKAAEYSADNIPMKPKHHLPISLKGVEQGDYSMTIGFPGTTNRYDISEEIIHYRDIVNAARIEMRGVRLEVLDKLMQADDKVRIQYASKYASSSNYWKNAIGMNRGVKKLSVIDSKLKAEKEYRDWAYANNMPQYAEALDNMITALRNLYPIKYQRQMMTEGLSTAVEFSKVPSADALIKAIESKDKEAIDKEIKAYKEAYAKFNNKDYDPEVDRQVAKAMIKKYISMFSAEERPDVFAFIDKKYKGDTDKFIDDCFDKSVFADSAKFNKFMEKPSVKVLKNDLMLKYANSVREKIRNLAFATKAYNKDLTLAKQVYIEGLLKMREGTPVYPDANFTIRLSAGQVQPYKPADAVSYNFFTTMEGIFEKEDSTNYEFEVPAKLKEIWLNKDYGRYAEEDGRMIVNIISSNDITGGNSGSPLINGNGELIGLAFDGNWEAMSGDIIFEPNMQRTISVDIRYVMLIIEKFAGAMNIIDEIDFVE from the coding sequence ATGCTTAAAAGATTTTTATTTGTTACTGCTTTGGCAGTTTTAAGCCCCGCTATAATGGTGGCTGATGAGGGTATGTGGTTGTTGCCTTTTTTAAAGCAACAAAATAGTGAGTCGTTAAAGAAGTTGGGGTTGAAATTGGAGGTTGATGATATATATTCGCCCGATGAGGTTTCGCTTAAAGATGCTATCGTTGTGTTTGGCAAGGGTTGTACTGGTGAGGTTATCTCGGATGAGGGTTTGATTCTTACTAACCACCACTGCGGTTACTCTTGGATTCAACAACATAGTTCGGTTGATCACGACTACTTGACTGATGGTTTTTGGGCTTACTCTAAAAGCGAGGAGTTACCTACTCCCGGTTTGGAGGTGCGTTTCATTGACCGTATTGTTGATGTTACTGACTCTATTAAGGTTGCTGTTGAAGAGGCTGGTGACCCTATGAAGGCTTATGACCTTATGTTCTTGAACAAGATGAGTAAGCGTTTGGCTGGTGAGGAGTTTATTAAAGAGAATCCTTTTGTTGAGGTTGTTATCAAGCCTTTCTACGGTGGTAACAAGTTCTTTATGTTCTACCAAACTGTTTATAAGGATGTGAGAATGGTGGGTACTCCTCCCTCTTCTATTGGTAAGTTTGGTTACGATACTGACAACTGGATGTGGCCTCGTCACACTGGCGACTTCTCACTCTTCCGCGTTTATACCGATAAGGATGGCAAGGCTGCTGAGTATAGTGCAGACAACATTCCTATGAAACCTAAACATCACTTGCCTATCTCGCTTAAGGGTGTTGAGCAAGGCGACTACTCTATGACTATTGGTTTCCCTGGTACTACTAACCGCTACGATATTTCTGAGGAGATTATCCACTACCGCGATATTGTTAATGCTGCTCGTATTGAGATGCGTGGTGTTCGCCTTGAGGTATTGGATAAGTTGATGCAAGCCGATGATAAGGTGCGTATTCAGTATGCTTCAAAATATGCAAGTTCAAGTAACTACTGGAAAAACGCTATTGGTATGAATCGTGGCGTTAAGAAACTTTCGGTTATTGATAGCAAGTTGAAGGCTGAGAAGGAGTATCGCGATTGGGCATATGCTAACAATATGCCTCAATATGCTGAGGCTCTTGATAATATGATTACTGCTTTGCGTAATCTTTATCCTATTAAGTATCAACGTCAAATGATGACCGAAGGTTTATCTACTGCTGTTGAGTTCTCAAAGGTTCCAAGTGCCGATGCTCTTATCAAAGCGATAGAGAGCAAAGATAAAGAGGCTATTGATAAAGAGATTAAGGCTTACAAAGAGGCTTATGCTAAGTTCAACAATAAGGATTACGATCCTGAGGTTGATCGTCAAGTTGCTAAGGCTATGATTAAGAAATATATCTCGATGTTCTCGGCAGAGGAGCGTCCCGATGTGTTTGCTTTCATTGACAAGAAATACAAGGGTGATACTGATAAATTTATTGATGATTGTTTTGATAAATCGGTTTTTGCCGACTCCGCTAAGTTCAATAAGTTTATGGAGAAACCTTCGGTTAAGGTGTTGAAAAACGACCTTATGCTTAAATATGCTAACTCGGTTAGAGAGAAGATTCGCAACCTTGCTTTTGCTACTAAAGCATACAACAAGGATTTGACTTTGGCTAAGCAGGTTTATATTGAAGGTTTGTTGAAGATGCGTGAGGGTACTCCTGTTTATCCCGATGCCAACTTCACTATCCGTCTCTCTGCCGGTCAGGTACAACCTTACAAACCTGCCGATGCTGTTTCGTATAACTTCTTTACCACAATGGAGGGGATATTTGAGAAAGAGGACAGCACCAACTATGAGTTTGAGGTTCCTGCAAAACTTAAAGAGATTTGGTTGAATAAGGATTATGGTCGCTACGCCGAAGAGGATGGTCGTATGATTGTAAACATTATATCTTCAAACGATATTACAGGCGGTAACTCAGGCAGTCCGCTTATCAATGGTAATGGAGAGTTGATTGGTTTGGCGTTTGACGGTAACTGGGAGGCTATGAGTGGCGATATTATTTTTGAGCCTAATATGCAACGTACCATCTCGGTTGATATTCGCTATGTTATGCTTATCATAGAGAAGTTTGCTGGAGCCATGAACATTATTGATGAGATTGACTTTGTTGAGTAA
- a CDS encoding DUF695 domain-containing protein has product MKLTDVWFTALAEDEAGKTIIISGRDNIEAFRVSGKFKNRIEVTWSYNGDGMPTDEEAKLMESVGDALRSGAEKNKLAILTGVYTGGGKRIWVFYSRHTGAFGEMLNEALASFELLPITIYSEIDMDWDDYLGTLELKCCSDSDEE; this is encoded by the coding sequence ATGAAACTTACTGATGTATGGTTTACTGCTTTGGCTGAGGATGAAGCCGGTAAAACAATTATTATTAGCGGAAGAGATAACATTGAGGCTTTTAGAGTTAGCGGAAAGTTTAAAAACAGGATTGAGGTTACTTGGAGTTACAACGGTGATGGGATGCCTACCGATGAGGAGGCTAAGTTGATGGAGAGTGTTGGTGATGCTCTTCGCTCGGGTGCCGAGAAAAATAAACTTGCTATTCTTACCGGTGTATATACTGGTGGGGGTAAACGTATCTGGGTGTTTTACAGTCGCCACACCGGTGCTTTTGGAGAGATGCTTAACGAGGCTTTAGCATCGTTTGAGTTATTGCCTATCACTATCTACTCTGAGATTGATATGGATTGGGATGACTATCTTGGTACTTTAGAATTGAAGTGCTGTTCTGATAGTGATGAAGAGTAG